A stretch of Helicobacter pylori oki112 DNA encodes these proteins:
- a CDS encoding FAD-dependent oxidoreductase, producing the protein MSMEFDAVIIGGGVSGCATFYTLSEYSSLKRVAIVEKCSKLAQISSSAKANSQTIHDGSIETNYTPEKAKKVRLSAYKTRQYALNKGLQNEVIFETQKMAIGVGDEECEFMKKRYESFKEIFVGLEEFDKQKIKELEPNVILGANGIDRHENIVGHGYRKDWSTMNFAKLSENFVEEALKLRPNNQVFLNFKVKKIEKRNDTYAVISEDAEEVYAKFVLVNAGSYALPLAQSMGYGLDLGCLPVAGSFYFVPDLLRGKVYTVQNPKLPFAAVHGDPDAVIKGKTRIGPTALTMPKLERNKCWLKGISLELLKMDLNKDVFKIAFDLMSDKEIRNYVFKNMVFELPIIGKRKFLKDAQKIIPSLSLEDLEYAHGFGEVRPQVLDRTKRKLELGEKKICTHKGITFNMTPSPGATSCLQNALVDSQEIVAYLGESFALERFYKDLSPEELEN; encoded by the coding sequence ATGAGTATGGAATTTGATGCTGTTATTATTGGAGGTGGGGTTTCAGGGTGCGCGACCTTTTATACTTTGAGCGAATATAGCTCTTTAAAACGCGTGGCTATCGTGGAAAAATGCTCTAAATTAGCTCAAATCAGCTCCAGCGCTAAGGCTAATTCACAAACCATTCATGATGGCTCTATTGAAACGAATTACACTCCTGAAAAAGCTAAAAAAGTGCGTTTGAGTGCTTATAAAACCAGACAATACGCACTCAATAAAGGCTTGCAAAATGAAGTGATTTTTGAAACCCAGAAAATGGCTATAGGCGTGGGCGATGAAGAATGCGAGTTCATGAAAAAGCGCTACGAATCCTTTAAAGAAATCTTTGTGGGGTTAGAAGAATTTGACAAGCAAAAGATTAAAGAATTAGAGCCTAATGTGATTTTAGGGGCTAATGGCATAGACAGGCATGAAAACATTGTCGGGCATGGGTATAGGAAGGATTGGAGCACCATGAATTTTGCGAAGTTGAGTGAAAACTTCGTTGAAGAAGCCCTAAAATTAAGGCCTAACAACCAGGTGTTTTTGAATTTCAAAGTGAAAAAGATTGAAAAACGCAACGACACTTACGCCGTAATTTCAGAAGACGCTGAAGAAGTGTATGCTAAATTCGTGCTGGTCAATGCTGGCTCTTACGCTTTGCCTTTGGCTCAGAGCATGGGCTATGGCCTGGATTTAGGGTGCTTGCCTGTGGCGGGTAGCTTTTATTTTGTGCCGGATTTATTAAGAGGCAAGGTTTATACCGTTCAAAACCCCAAACTCCCTTTTGCAGCCGTGCATGGCGACCCTGATGCCGTCATTAAAGGAAAAACACGAATCGGGCCTACCGCTTTAACGATGCCTAAATTAGAGCGCAACAAATGCTGGCTTAAGGGCATTAGCTTGGAATTGTTGAAAATGGATTTGAATAAAGATGTGTTTAAAATCGCGTTTGATTTGATGAGCGATAAAGAAATCCGTAATTATGTGTTTAAAAACATGGTTTTTGAATTGCCCATTATCGGTAAAAGGAAATTTTTAAAAGACGCTCAAAAAATCATCCCCTCTCTTAGTCTAGAAGATTTAGAATACGCTCATGGTTTTGGCGAAGTGCGCCCGCAGGTTTTAGACAGAACCAAGCGAAAACTGGAATTAGGCGAAAAAAAGATTTGCACCCATAAAGGCATCACTTTTAACATGACCCCTTCTCCAGGCGCGACGAGTTGCTTGCAAAACGCCCTTGTGGATTCCCAAGAAATCGTTGCGTATTTGGGCGAGAGCTTTGCATTAGAACGCTTTTATAAAGATTTATCCCCAGAAGAATTGGAAAATTAA
- the rplM gene encoding 50S ribosomal protein L13 gives MTKTAKVNDIVRDWVVLDAKDKVFGRLITEIAVLLRGKHRPFYTPNVDCGDFVVVINANKVKFSGMKLEDKEYFTHSGYFGSTKSKTLQEMLEKTPEKLYHLAVRGMLPKTKLGKAMIKKLKVYRDDKHPHTAQTSKKDAK, from the coding sequence ATGACAAAGACTGCTAAAGTCAATGACATCGTTCGTGATTGGGTCGTTTTAGACGCCAAAGACAAAGTTTTTGGCCGCTTGATCACTGAAATCGCTGTGCTTTTAAGAGGCAAACACCGCCCTTTTTACACCCCTAATGTGGATTGCGGGGATTTTGTGGTGGTTATCAACGCTAATAAGGTTAAATTTTCAGGCATGAAATTAGAGGATAAAGAGTATTTCACCCATTCAGGCTATTTTGGCAGTACTAAGAGCAAAACTCTCCAAGAAATGCTAGAAAAAACCCCCGAAAAGCTCTACCACTTAGCCGTTAGGGGCATGCTCCCTAAAACGAAATTAGGGAAAGCGATGATTAAAAAACTCAAAGTTTATCGTGATGATAAGCACCCTCACACCGCACAAACTAGCAAAAAGGACGCTAAATGA
- the rpsI gene encoding 30S ribosomal protein S9 produces the protein MRKIYATGKRKTAIAKVWLTPGKGELSINEQSLNQWLGGHEAIKMKVMQPLLLTKQEQSVDIKAVVFGGGYSAQAEALRHGISKALNAYDIAFRAILKPKGLLTRDSRVVERKKYGKRKARRSPQFSKR, from the coding sequence ATGAGAAAAATCTATGCTACCGGTAAAAGAAAAACCGCTATCGCTAAAGTGTGGCTCACTCCGGGTAAAGGCGAATTGAGTATCAATGAGCAGAGCCTGAATCAATGGTTGGGCGGGCATGAAGCCATTAAAATGAAAGTCATGCAGCCCTTGCTTTTAACCAAACAAGAGCAATCTGTGGATATTAAAGCGGTGGTTTTTGGTGGGGGCTACTCAGCACAAGCGGAAGCTTTAAGGCATGGCATTTCTAAGGCTTTGAACGCTTATGATATTGCTTTTAGAGCCATTTTAAAACCTAAGGGCTTGCTCACTAGGGATTCAAGGGTGGTTGAACGCAAAAAATATGGTAAAAGAAAGGCTAGAAGAAGCCCGCAATTCTCCAAAAGGTAA
- the prfA gene encoding peptide chain release factor 1: MSILAEKLSSILKRYDELTALLSSAEVVSDIKKLTELSKEQSSIEEISIASKEYLSVLEDIKENKELLEDKELSELAKEELKILEIQKSDLETTIKQLLIPKDPNDDKNIYLELRAGTGGDEAGIFVGDLFKAYCRYADLKKWKVEIVSSSENSVGGYKEIIALIKGKGVYSRLKFEAGTHRVQRVPETESQGRIHTSAITVAIMPEVDDVEVSINPSDLKIEVFRAGGHGGQCVNTTDSAVRITHLPTNISVSMQDEKSQHKNKDKALKILKARLYEKQIEEQQLANAKDRKEQVGSGDRSERIRTYNYPQNRLSEHRINLTLYSLEEIMLSGNLDEVINPLIAHFQSQFE; encoded by the coding sequence ATGTCTATTCTAGCTGAAAAGCTTTCTTCCATTCTCAAACGATACGACGAACTCACGGCGTTGCTTTCTAGTGCTGAAGTGGTTAGCGATATTAAAAAACTCACCGAATTGAGCAAAGAGCAAAGCTCCATTGAAGAAATCTCTATAGCGAGTAAAGAGTATTTGAGCGTTTTAGAGGATATCAAAGAAAATAAAGAGCTTTTAGAAGACAAGGAATTGAGCGAGCTGGCTAAAGAAGAGTTGAAAATTTTAGAAATCCAAAAAAGCGATCTAGAAACTACCATTAAGCAACTCCTTATCCCCAAAGATCCTAATGATGATAAAAACATCTATTTAGAGTTAAGAGCCGGCACAGGGGGCGATGAAGCGGGCATTTTTGTAGGGGATTTGTTTAAAGCGTATTGCCGTTATGCGGATTTGAAAAAATGGAAAGTAGAGATAGTGAGCTCTAGCGAAAACAGCGTAGGGGGCTATAAAGAAATCATCGCTTTGATTAAGGGTAAGGGCGTGTATTCAAGGCTCAAATTTGAAGCAGGCACGCATCGAGTCCAAAGAGTCCCTGAAACAGAATCTCAAGGGCGTATCCACACTTCCGCTATCACAGTAGCGATCATGCCTGAAGTGGATGATGTGGAAGTTTCTATCAACCCTAGCGATTTAAAGATTGAAGTGTTTCGCGCTGGCGGGCATGGGGGGCAATGCGTCAACACCACAGACTCTGCGGTGCGCATCACACACCTTCCCACCAATATCAGCGTGAGCATGCAAGATGAAAAATCCCAGCATAAAAACAAGGATAAAGCCCTAAAAATCTTAAAAGCACGCCTTTATGAAAAACAAATTGAAGAGCAGCAACTCGCTAACGCTAAAGACCGAAAGGAGCAAGTGGGTAGTGGGGACAGGAGTGAAAGGATCCGCACCTATAATTACCCGCAAAACCGCTTGAGCGAACATAGAATCAATTTAACTCTATATAGTTTAGAAGAAATCATGCTTTCAGGGAATTTAGATGAAGTGATCAACCCTTTAATCGCTCATTTTCAAAGCCAGTTTGAATAG
- the tlpC gene encoding methyl-accepting chemotaxis protein TlpC, which produces MKSARIGSKIVMMVCAVVIAISAVMGVIISYKVESVLQSQATELLQKKARLVSFKIQSIMKRIFIGANTLEKFLSDENSAINDTLKKRMLSEFLLANPHVLLISAIYANNNERIITAMNLDSKIAYPNTALNETMTNQIRSLKNITRSDPYYKEVNGDKIYGMDITLPLMGKNQNVIGALNFFLNIDAFYTDVVGKKKSNTFLMGKDGRILINPNHEIQDKILSTINPDRRVAKAVEYYDQNEAGTLSYHSLSGNTETFLAIQPFDLFEEKGNNGNHWRWAIGKYVNKSLVFKEATNTKFIIITTLILGVLVLAFLVFIIISNLITKRISRVNNTLNDFFNLLNNPKNNHAISLTPPSAYDEIGQMQASINENILKTQESIQADNKAIQNSIEVTNYVENGDFTQEIACVPKNKDLQALRNTINSIIQYFRNQIGANIESLNNALEHYKNLDFTHHIQNPKANMEKALNTLGQEISSMLKASLGFANALNHESKDLKTCVDNLTKTAHKQERSLKNTTQSLEEITNIITTIDSKSQEMISQGEDIKSVVDMIRDIADQTNLLALNAAIEAARAGEHGRGFAVVADEVRKLAERTQKSLSEIEANINILVQSIADNAESIKMQNKGVENIHNSINALQQDVQDNLTIANYSLQVSTKIDGISQDILEDVSKKKF; this is translated from the coding sequence ATGAAATCTGCAAGAATTGGTTCTAAAATCGTCATGATGGTATGTGCGGTTGTCATTGCGATTAGTGCTGTTATGGGCGTTATTATCAGCTACAAGGTTGAAAGCGTGTTGCAAAGCCAAGCCACAGAATTGCTGCAAAAAAAGGCTCGATTAGTCAGTTTTAAGATTCAAAGCATCATGAAACGCATTTTTATTGGCGCTAACACCCTTGAAAAATTTTTAAGCGATGAAAATAGCGCTATCAACGACACTCTAAAAAAGCGCATGCTCTCTGAGTTTTTGCTGGCAAACCCTCATGTGTTATTGATTAGTGCGATTTATGCGAATAATAATGAACGAATTATCACTGCTATGAATTTAGATTCAAAAATCGCCTACCCTAATACCGCACTCAATGAAACCATGACCAATCAAATCCGTTCGCTCAAAAATATAACCCGTTCAGATCCCTATTATAAAGAGGTTAATGGCGATAAAATCTATGGCATGGATATTACCCTCCCCCTAATGGGTAAGAATCAAAATGTGATAGGCGCACTGAATTTCTTTTTAAACATTGACGCTTTTTATACAGATGTGGTAGGCAAGAAAAAGAGCAACACCTTTTTAATGGGGAAAGACGGCAGGATTTTAATCAACCCTAATCATGAGATCCAAGATAAAATCTTAAGCACCATCAATCCGGATAGAAGAGTCGCTAAGGCTGTGGAGTATTACGATCAAAACGAAGCGGGCACTTTGAGCTACCATTCATTGAGCGGGAATACAGAAACCTTTTTAGCCATACAGCCCTTTGATCTTTTTGAAGAAAAAGGGAATAACGGCAATCATTGGCGTTGGGCAATCGGAAAATATGTCAATAAATCTTTAGTCTTTAAAGAAGCGACAAACACCAAATTCATTATCATCACCACTTTGATTTTAGGCGTGCTGGTGTTAGCCTTTTTAGTCTTTATCATCATTTCTAATCTCATAACCAAACGCATCAGTAGGGTCAATAACACCCTAAACGATTTTTTCAACTTGCTTAATAACCCCAAAAATAACCATGCCATAAGCCTAACGCCTCCAAGCGCTTATGATGAAATCGGGCAAATGCAAGCTTCCATTAATGAAAATATCCTTAAAACCCAAGAAAGCATTCAAGCCGATAACAAAGCCATTCAAAACAGCATTGAAGTAACAAATTATGTGGAAAATGGGGATTTCACGCAAGAAATCGCATGCGTGCCTAAAAATAAAGATTTGCAAGCTTTAAGAAATACGATTAATAGCATTATCCAGTATTTCCGCAACCAAATTGGCGCCAATATTGAATCCCTAAATAACGCTCTAGAGCATTATAAAAACCTGGATTTCACCCACCACATCCAAAATCCTAAAGCCAACATGGAAAAAGCGCTCAACACTTTAGGGCAAGAAATTTCTAGCATGCTTAAAGCTTCTTTAGGGTTTGCGAACGCGCTCAATCATGAATCCAAAGATTTAAAAACTTGCGTGGATAACTTAACCAAAACCGCTCACAAACAAGAAAGGAGCCTGAAAAACACCACTCAATCCTTAGAAGAAATCACTAATATTATCACAACCATTGATTCTAAAAGCCAAGAGATGATCTCTCAAGGCGAAGACATTAAAAGCGTGGTGGATATGATTAGAGACATCGCTGATCAAACGAATCTATTAGCCCTAAACGCTGCTATTGAAGCCGCACGGGCTGGTGAGCATGGCAGAGGCTTTGCGGTGGTGGCTGATGAAGTGAGGAAACTCGCTGAAAGGACGCAAAAATCGCTCAGCGAGATTGAAGCCAATATTAATATTTTAGTTCAAAGCATTGCCGATAACGCCGAGTCTATCAAAATGCAAAACAAGGGCGTAGAAAACATCCACAACTCCATTAACGCCTTGCAACAAGATGTGCAGGATAATTTGACTATCGCTAATTATTCTTTACAAGTCAGCACTAAAATTGATGGGATCTCCCAAGATATTTTAGAAGATGTGAGCAAGAAGAAATTTTAA
- a CDS encoding outer membrane protein, translated as MKKSFKKLGFFSLAASGVLLGSMNATDLETYAALQKPSHVFGNYAEKEKEKEEGSKKEVPTGFTNGSGKSNSGSTPTPQQQAQTTATSDKTEATTLENTATTDNTTAAADKAYESSTYDSTVSGAAQKVETDNTAVQTAEQALKSAVEKVQADANATDFNETTFKTDQAAEQTAEKALQQAESKLNTDQQTLNTALQDQTKTPTPSTPPTKEEPKHTASSGTPSSTTPPAKKDETSGGTSGNTVASQLTKDITMVNNLKSVSVSGMNTTLSGVETMSQQSATIGNLLNSSTDLSSVIPNAQGLNSAFSTLESAQNTLKGYLNSSSATIGQLTNGSNAVVGALDKAINQVDMALADLVTADTQKTQAVTLAAASDSTTTTTDAINFLNALKSNLMAQKDAFMNVHKNIQTAVAQAQATYTPSVINTNNYGQMYGVDAMAGYKWFFGKTKRFGFRSYGYYSYNHANLSFVGSQLGIMEGASQVNNFTYGVGFDALYNFYESKESYNTAGLFVGFGLGGDSFIVQGESYLKSQMQICNNTAGCSASMNTSYFQMPVEFGFRSNFSKHSGIEVGFKLPLFTNQFYKERGVDGSVDVFYKRNFSIYFNYMINF; from the coding sequence ATGAAAAAGTCATTCAAAAAATTAGGCTTTTTCTCTTTAGCGGCTAGTGGCGTGCTTTTAGGGAGCATGAACGCTACCGATTTAGAAACCTACGCAGCATTGCAAAAACCATCGCATGTTTTTGGTAATTATGCTGAAAAGGAAAAGGAAAAAGAAGAGGGCAGTAAAAAAGAAGTCCCCACCGGTTTTACAAATGGCAGTGGCAAAAGCAATAGTGGTAGCACACCAACCCCACAACAACAAGCCCAAACCACCGCTACAAGCGACAAAACAGAAGCAACAACCCTTGAAAACACCGCTACCACTGACAACACCACAGCGGCTGCTGATAAAGCTTATGAAAGTAGCACTTACGACAGCACTGTATCTGGTGCGGCTCAAAAAGTAGAAACCGATAACACAGCCGTTCAAACAGCTGAACAAGCTTTAAAAAGCGCTGTAGAAAAAGTTCAAGCTGATGCTAACGCTACAGATTTTAATGAAACAACATTTAAAACCGATCAAGCAGCCGAGCAAACCGCTGAAAAAGCTTTACAACAGGCTGAGAGCAAACTCAACACCGATCAACAGACTTTAAACACAGCGTTACAAGATCAGACGAAAACACCAACCCCATCAACCCCACCAACTAAAGAGGAACCAAAACACACCGCTTCAAGTGGCACACCAAGTTCAACAACCCCACCAGCTAAAAAAGATGAAACAAGTGGTGGCACTAGCGGGAACACCGTGGCAAGCCAGTTAACCAAAGATATCACTATGGTTAATAATCTTAAGAGCGTGAGCGTGAGTGGCATGAACACCACTTTAAGTGGGGTAGAAACCATGTCTCAACAGAGCGCAACGATTGGCAACCTTTTGAATAGTAGCACCGATTTAAGCAGTGTGATTCCTAACGCTCAAGGGCTAAACAGTGCGTTTAGCACATTAGAAAGCGCTCAAAACACTTTAAAAGGCTATTTAAATTCTTCTAGCGCGACGATTGGGCAATTGACAAACGGCTCTAATGCGGTTGTGGGCGCGTTAGATAAAGCTATCAATCAAGTGGATATGGCTTTGGCCGATCTTGTTACGGCTGATACGCAAAAAACGCAAGCCGTTACGCTTGCAGCTGCTAGTGATAGCACAACGACAACGACAGATGCCATCAATTTCTTAAACGCGCTAAAAAGCAATCTAATGGCTCAAAAAGACGCTTTCATGAATGTGCATAAAAACATTCAAACCGCTGTCGCTCAAGCCCAAGCAACCTACACGCCAAGCGTGATTAACACCAATAATTACGGGCAAATGTATGGGGTAGATGCGATGGCAGGGTATAAGTGGTTCTTTGGCAAAACCAAACGCTTTGGCTTTAGATCTTATGGATACTACAGCTATAACCATGCGAATTTAAGCTTTGTAGGGAGCCAGCTTGGAATCATGGAGGGCGCGTCTCAAGTGAATAACTTCACTTATGGCGTGGGCTTTGATGCGCTCTATAACTTCTATGAAAGTAAAGAGAGCTATAACACAGCAGGGTTGTTCGTGGGCTTTGGGTTAGGAGGGGATTCGTTTATCGTTCAAGGAGAGAGCTACTTGAAATCTCAGATGCAAATCTGCAACAACACCGCCGGCTGTTCAGCGAGCATGAACACGAGCTACTTCCAAATGCCTGTGGAATTTGGTTTTAGGAGCAATTTTTCTAAACACAGCGGGATTGAAGTGGGCTTTAAATTGCCTTTATTCACCAACCAATTCTATAAAGAAAGAGGCGTAGATGGATCGGTAGATGTGTTCTATAAAAGGAACTTCTCTATCTATTTTAACTACATGATCAACTTCTAA
- a CDS encoding DUF5408 family protein: MQNEQEAREIAKKAVQIVFFLGLVVVLLMMINLYMLINQINASAKMSQQIKKIEERLNQKQK; the protein is encoded by the coding sequence ATGCAAAACGAACAAGAAGCCCGAGAAATCGCTAAAAAAGCCGTTCAAATCGTGTTTTTTTTAGGGCTTGTGGTGGTGCTTTTGATGATGATAAACCTTTACATGCTCATCAATCAAATCAATGCGAGCGCTAAAATGAGCCAACAAATCAAAAAGATAGAAGAAAGGCTTAACCAAAAGCAAAAATAA